From the genome of Luteibacter rhizovicinus DSM 16549:
TGGCAATGCCCGGTCGCGTGGTGCCGGTGGCGGCGCTCCGACGGGTGGATCCACGGCCAGCACGGGCGGCGCAAGCGCCAGCACGGGCGGCGCGGGCACCTCGGGCGATGCGACCGCGACGGCGACAGGCGGAGCGTCCACGGGTGGAGCCGGCGGCGAAGCGCTCGCCTCGGGCGGCGCCGGTGGCGCCGGCGCGTCGGGCGGTAGCGGCACCGGTGGCAACGGCAACGGCGCATCCGGTGGTGCCGGCGGTGCCGGTGGTGCGAACAACGTCAACGCAGGCACCTTCAGCATGGCCAACGACATGGGCAGCGCTGCAGGTGGTGCCGCGGGTATCAGCACCTTCGCGCAGAACAGTGGCGCGGCGTCGTTGATCCAGCAGAGCGTGAACGTCCAGGCCAACCTGAGCGTGGGTTCGGCTCCGTAAACGCACGGCAAGACGAAAGCGACGGGAACCACGGAGCGCCTCGTGCGCTCCGTGGACAGCCAAAGGAAAGAACGTCCTTGCTGGAGAACACCCATGCCGCACGACAGGAAACACCGTACGTCGCTTGCGCTGGCAGCCTTGCTGGCTGCGTGCGCGAGTTCGGCCGCGTATGCCACGCCACCCGGACAGGAGCCGCCGCCTTCGTTCGGGCCGGCCACGCCGTCCGATCAGTTGCAGGACATGAGCGGCGGCAGCAACACCACGAACAACGTCAACGCCCAGACCCTCAACGGCACCATGTCCGACACCGAGGCAAAGGGCACGTTCAGCGGGAGCAATGTCGTATCCGGGAGCGCGTTCGGTAGTTCCGCCGGGTTACCCACGGTGATCCAGAACTCCGGCAACAACGTGCTCATCCAGAACGCCACGATCGTCAACATCAGGATGAACCCATGAGGATGGCCTGCGCCGTCGCCCTGCTCGTCGCGCTTGCCGCCACGCCGGCGGTCGCGATGAAGGCGGAGGTGCAGACCAGCCCGGGTACGTCGTACCCGATTCGCCTGACGAGCCTCAAGGAGGCGCGCTTCCGTAACACGATTCGACAGAAGTACGATTTCAGCTGCGGCTCCGCTGCCGTGGCGACCCTGCTCACCTACCAGTACGGCTACCCGATCGACGAGCAGGCGGCGTTCGACGTGATGTTCACCAACGGCGATCGGGCCAAGATCGGCAAGGAAGGTTTTTCCCTCCTCGACATCAAGCGCTTCCTCGCTTCGCGTGGCTTCGACGCCGACGGCTTCGACGTGCCGCTGGAAAAACTCGACGACGAAGGCATCCCCGCCATCGTGTTGATCAACGAACGTGGCTATCACCATTTCGTGGTGATCAAAGGCTACAAGAATGGCCGTGTGCTGGTCGGCGACCCTGCACGTGGCACCCGTTCGATGTCGAAGCGCCGCTTTGATGCGATGTGGAACAACCATGTCGTCTTCGTCATCCATAACGAGCGAGACCGCGCCATTTTCAACAGTCCGCGCGACTGGGCGGTTGCTCCCGCGGCACCGATCAGCGAAGGCATCGAGCGTAACGGGCTCGCGCCGATCGTCATGCCCAAGCGCGGACCGGGGGACATATGAAAACCCGCCCCATCCTCATCGCCGTCCTGCTGGCCGGCGGTACCTGTGCCGCGAGCCATGCGGCGACCTTTCCGGTGAACCACGCCGTGCCGGACGCCCAGCTGGACACCATTCGCGGCGGCTTCGACTTCGGCGATAACCTGCGCGCCTCGTTCGCCCTGCAGCGAACCGTACTGGTCAATGGCATGGAGGCCATGCGCACCACCATCTCGGTCCCCGACATCGCCAATATCACTGCCCAGCAAGCCGCCCAGTTGCAGAGCGCGCTGCAGACGACGGTGATCAATGTAGGCAGCAACAGCGTGAATGCGGCCGCGCTTGCGCCGACCGATGCGGCCCAGGCAAACGCTACGGCGCAGTCAGCTGCGTCGGTACCCGCGATGGGTGTGCAGGCAGCTGGGGCGGCGACGGCGACAGTCAATTTGCCCGCGTCGATCACGCCAGGGCTCGTCATCCAGAACTCGCTAGACAACCAGGCCATCACGGCCACCACCACGATCGACGCGTCGGTGAATACAGCACGCATGCTTCAGAACATGCGGGTAGCAGAATCGGTTAACGACGCGGTGGTCCAGTTCCGGGGGAACTAAGCATGTATCGCAACGGCAGGGTGATGCAGGCAAGAACGTGTGCGGGCGCGCTTGCGCTGGCGACGCTACCGATGTGGATCGGTGCGTGCCTTGCGCAAGAGGCCAGTGCGGCCAGTACGAGTAATACGGTCGATCCGGTACTGCGCGAAAAAATCGAGGCGCAGGGCCGACGTATCGATGCGATGCGCAGCAAGATGGCCGAGCAGCTCGCCGAACTCGAGCAAATGAAGCGCGAGCTCGCATCGCAGGAAGTCCAGTACAACGACCTGCGCAAGGCGATCGGCATGAACGCGCTGGAAGAGGCGCGTGGTGGGTCCGCCGCGGTCGCCGGCGCGCAGTCCGCGCCGCCGCAGGAAGATCCGACGCCCGGTACGCCGGCGCCTGGCGCACCGCCCGGGCAGACCTCGCAACCCGTGGTCGCGACGCGGCCGGTCGGCAAGCGCCCCGAACAGGATGACCGTCCGCCGGAGGTGGCGCCGATCTTCGACCAGCCCGGTGTGTTGACGCCGCGAGGCAAGCTC
Proteins encoded in this window:
- a CDS encoding C39 family peptidase codes for the protein MRMACAVALLVALAATPAVAMKAEVQTSPGTSYPIRLTSLKEARFRNTIRQKYDFSCGSAAVATLLTYQYGYPIDEQAAFDVMFTNGDRAKIGKEGFSLLDIKRFLASRGFDADGFDVPLEKLDDEGIPAIVLINERGYHHFVVIKGYKNGRVLVGDPARGTRSMSKRRFDAMWNNHVVFVIHNERDRAIFNSPRDWAVAPAAPISEGIERNGLAPIVMPKRGPGDI